One stretch of Leptospira hartskeerlii DNA includes these proteins:
- a CDS encoding adenylate/guanylate cyclase domain-containing protein: MSVFKTLFEYCRVPEKIWKKLLSIGVEDAPGARYIVATNAVVLITAIFTLVYYIVFTTFGLVFPIWLYLLWTVNVFGYAFVLFFNFIRSHKAARLLLAVVGTMQLLMISRILPQEAGLDLYILASFAFPFYIFPPEEKKYIYMMEAALALLFVSVHIIPYFFDPILSLDPKYGSYFYFTSLILVVAWFSFIGKELAQAAWEADRSLKEEKAKTELLLLNILPRETAEELKKTGSSEPRLITQATVLFTDFYGFTSIAEKLTPNDLVKELDFCFRHFDSVTETHRLEKLKTIGDAYMCVAGVPSYRSSHAVDSLLAALEMLERLEELSKLKKGPNWKARIGIHSGPLVAGVIGARKFSYDVWGDTVNLASRMESNSEPGRVNVTQSIVDLTDEYFQFKSRGKLPVKNKEKTAMYFLLGLKPEFRDRKNPRNPNGKFWEEYGKQFGRREPIVSF, encoded by the coding sequence ATGAGCGTTTTCAAAACCTTGTTCGAATATTGCCGGGTCCCGGAAAAGATCTGGAAAAAACTATTATCGATCGGAGTAGAAGACGCACCTGGAGCAAGATACATAGTCGCTACTAATGCAGTGGTATTAATCACTGCTATATTTACATTAGTTTATTATATCGTATTCACTACCTTTGGATTAGTATTTCCGATTTGGCTGTATTTGCTTTGGACGGTAAACGTATTCGGATACGCCTTCGTTCTATTCTTCAATTTTATACGTTCTCATAAGGCCGCGAGGTTATTGCTTGCAGTTGTAGGAACAATGCAACTGTTGATGATCTCAAGGATCTTGCCGCAAGAAGCAGGATTGGATCTTTACATTCTTGCAAGTTTTGCATTTCCTTTTTATATATTTCCTCCGGAAGAAAAGAAATATATCTATATGATGGAAGCTGCACTTGCGCTTCTATTCGTCTCCGTGCATATCATACCATACTTTTTTGATCCTATACTTAGTTTGGATCCGAAATACGGAAGTTATTTCTATTTCACCAGTTTGATCCTTGTGGTCGCATGGTTTTCCTTCATAGGAAAGGAATTGGCCCAAGCTGCCTGGGAAGCGGACCGTTCTCTCAAAGAAGAAAAAGCAAAAACAGAATTACTTTTACTGAATATACTTCCCCGAGAGACCGCGGAAGAACTTAAGAAAACAGGCAGTTCCGAACCAAGGCTGATCACTCAAGCCACAGTTCTGTTTACGGACTTTTACGGATTTACTTCTATTGCGGAAAAACTTACGCCTAACGATCTTGTAAAAGAATTAGATTTTTGCTTTAGACATTTCGATTCAGTTACTGAAACGCATAGATTAGAAAAATTGAAAACGATTGGGGATGCATACATGTGTGTTGCCGGAGTCCCTTCGTATAGATCTTCTCACGCGGTCGATAGCTTACTCGCTGCATTAGAGATGCTCGAACGTTTAGAAGAATTGTCCAAATTGAAGAAAGGCCCCAATTGGAAGGCAAGGATAGGAATCCACTCGGGTCCCTTGGTTGCAGGAGTAATCGGAGCACGAAAATTTTCGTACGACGTCTGGGGAGACACAGTCAATCTCGCGAGCCGAATGGAATCTAATAGTGAACCCGGCAGGGTAAACGTAACTCAATCCATTGTAGACTTAACCGACGAATATTTCCAATTCAAGTCTCGCGGAAAACTTCCAGTAAAGAACAAAGAAAAAACCGCGATGTACTTTCTATTAGGATTAAAACCGGAATTCAGAGACCGAAAAAATCCTCGGAATCCAAACGGGAAATTCTGGGAAGAATATGGCAAACAATTCGGAAGAAGAGAGCCGATTGTTTCTTTTTAA
- a CDS encoding DoxX family protein, translating into MNKTVIKVLYWATTGLIAVGNLFGAYAYTSQSPQVLENLAHLGYPGYLALILGPAKGLSALALLYPKFPRLKEWAYAGITFNVLGAGLSHLLAKDPNFATPFIFLALVAVSYITWRKLEAEKA; encoded by the coding sequence ATGAATAAAACAGTGATTAAAGTTTTATATTGGGCAACAACAGGTCTAATCGCCGTTGGAAATTTATTCGGTGCTTATGCTTATACAAGCCAAAGCCCACAAGTTCTGGAAAACCTCGCTCATCTCGGCTATCCCGGATACTTAGCTTTAATTTTAGGACCTGCGAAAGGTCTAAGCGCACTTGCACTTCTTTATCCTAAATTTCCAAGACTGAAAGAATGGGCGTATGCTGGCATCACCTTTAACGTGTTAGGTGCTGGGCTCTCTCATCTTCTCGCAAAAGATCCGAACTTCGCAACTCCATTTATTTTCTTAGCGTTGGTTGCAGTCTCTTATATTACTTGGAGAAAGTTAGAAGCTGAAAAAGCTTAA
- a CDS encoding efflux RND transporter periplasmic adaptor subunit encodes MKISLPFDRWIHQIKERSKLLVWGILPLILLLILFIWRSRNSDADTSEIIQGSIVESVYGLATVSSSEVYHLRVAIPSAIRKIYVEEGDQVQEGTPLVEFDSFGIMRSPFAGVVTNVAYETKETVVPQTPVVTVMDLKKRYLTVSLEEKGAVKVKKGQKVRIRFEALGDKNFDGEVKSVYPADGQFQVHITPIGIPPEILPGMTADVAIETSSKENVILIPIKGIKSGRIKVLENGKVLVREIETGLANGEYAELVSGEVSLGDKVLVQEDK; translated from the coding sequence ATGAAAATCTCTCTTCCATTCGATCGCTGGATCCATCAGATCAAAGAAAGATCTAAACTTCTGGTTTGGGGCATTCTTCCCTTAATCTTACTTCTGATCCTTTTTATTTGGAGGAGTAGGAATTCCGACGCGGACACTTCCGAGATCATCCAGGGCTCGATTGTTGAGTCCGTATATGGATTAGCGACAGTTAGCTCTTCGGAGGTGTATCATCTAAGGGTTGCGATACCTTCTGCCATTCGAAAAATTTATGTGGAAGAAGGAGATCAGGTCCAAGAAGGAACTCCTCTCGTGGAGTTTGACAGTTTTGGTATTATGAGATCTCCTTTTGCTGGAGTGGTGACTAACGTTGCCTACGAAACAAAGGAAACTGTGGTTCCCCAAACTCCGGTGGTCACGGTGATGGATCTCAAAAAGAGATACCTGACTGTATCTTTGGAAGAGAAGGGGGCAGTAAAAGTCAAAAAAGGCCAGAAGGTCCGAATCCGATTCGAAGCATTGGGTGATAAAAACTTCGATGGAGAAGTTAAGTCTGTATATCCTGCAGATGGACAGTTCCAAGTTCATATCACTCCTATTGGAATCCCTCCTGAGATCCTTCCTGGTATGACAGCCGATGTAGCGATAGAAACCTCGAGTAAAGAAAATGTAATATTAATCCCGATCAAAGGGATTAAGTCCGGAAGAATTAAAGTATTAGAAAATGGTAAAGTTCTTGTTAGAGAGATTGAGACAGGACTTGCAAATGGGGAATACGCCGAGCTCGTTTCTGGAGAAGTAAGTTTAGGAGATAAGGTACTTGTCCAGGAGGATAAGTAA
- a CDS encoding ABC transporter permease, which translates to MLFIALRQMSARKKQTILTLLGIIFGATAYIVISGIMLGLREYLIDQLVNNDAHIRISSQVKIIGEKDLDQILFRSKEIPFWSVPPSGRRDTEQIENQAGWQKKVASDPEVEASSPQLQIKVIYRRGKIAEAGRIIGVKPEFQAKVARIKENIIQGDFLEIKESGNKLVIGEGLRLLLGARISDTVYISTGKSEPIPFKIAASFQMGNKAIDESTAFANLGDVQNLNQTPNRISDIAVRLKDVSRATLKAREWAESGDVKVQSWEDVNATFISLFKMQDAIRYALVGTILLVAGFGIYNILNIVIGQKRREIAILRSIGYEAGDILKIFLIQGLILGIAGGVLGMSLGNLICRRLEHVSFSNPLMQTKSGMMMVSFAPSIYFQAFLLAFIATLIASIFPARSASKLSPIEIIRGE; encoded by the coding sequence ATGTTGTTTATCGCTCTTAGGCAGATGTCTGCGCGTAAAAAACAAACTATTCTAACCTTATTGGGAATTATCTTTGGTGCGACGGCGTATATAGTCATCTCAGGGATCATGTTAGGTTTAAGGGAATATTTGATAGACCAACTCGTGAATAACGACGCTCATATACGGATTTCTTCCCAGGTAAAGATTATAGGCGAGAAGGATCTGGACCAGATACTTTTTCGCTCCAAGGAAATTCCTTTTTGGTCGGTTCCTCCTTCTGGTAGAAGGGATACTGAGCAGATAGAGAACCAGGCAGGATGGCAAAAGAAAGTTGCGTCCGATCCGGAGGTGGAAGCAAGTTCGCCACAACTTCAGATAAAAGTAATATATAGAAGAGGAAAAATTGCAGAAGCAGGAAGGATCATCGGTGTAAAACCTGAATTCCAAGCTAAAGTGGCAAGGATCAAAGAGAATATTATCCAAGGTGATTTTTTAGAAATTAAAGAAAGTGGTAACAAACTAGTGATCGGAGAAGGACTCAGGCTTTTGCTCGGTGCCAGGATTTCTGACACTGTTTACATCAGCACAGGAAAATCGGAACCGATTCCCTTTAAAATAGCCGCTTCTTTCCAAATGGGGAATAAGGCAATCGATGAGAGCACAGCTTTTGCGAATTTAGGAGACGTTCAAAATTTGAACCAAACTCCGAATCGGATTAGCGATATTGCGGTTCGTCTTAAAGATGTTTCGAGGGCGACTTTAAAGGCAAGAGAATGGGCCGAATCCGGAGATGTAAAAGTGCAAAGCTGGGAAGATGTGAATGCCACATTCATTTCCCTATTTAAAATGCAGGATGCAATCCGTTACGCTTTAGTTGGGACTATCCTCCTCGTAGCAGGATTCGGAATTTATAATATTCTAAACATTGTAATCGGACAAAAAAGAAGGGAGATAGCGATCCTTCGGTCCATCGGATACGAAGCAGGGGACATTCTGAAAATATTCTTGATCCAAGGTTTGATTTTAGGGATCGCCGGAGGAGTTTTGGGAATGAGTTTAGGTAACTTGATTTGCAGAAGGCTGGAACATGTTTCTTTTTCTAATCCTCTAATGCAAACTAAATCAGGCATGATGATGGTTTCATTTGCGCCTTCTATATATTTTCAAGCATTCTTACTCGCGTTTATTGCAACTTTGATCGCGAGTATTTTTCCGGCTAGATCGGCGAGTAAACTTTCTCCAATCGAGATCATTCGGGGGGAATAA
- a CDS encoding ABC transporter ATP-binding protein: protein MGIILENVKKSFGKPPADVIKGISLEIKENEFVSLTGKSGSGKSTLLYLISSLDDPSEGVISIDRKKISSLSQADLHSFRNLHMGFVFQFHYLLPEFTALENVLMPALKARKLKEKREDAIRLLKRFDLGDKLDHIPSKLSGGQMQRVSIARALVMRPRYLFADEPTGALDSANAKIVMDIFKDINKTEGTTVIMVTHDPDFAKSAKRQIKLVDGMISNGKTER from the coding sequence ATGGGGATCATATTAGAAAACGTTAAAAAGAGTTTTGGAAAACCTCCTGCCGATGTCATCAAAGGGATCAGCTTAGAGATCAAAGAGAATGAATTCGTTTCTTTAACAGGAAAATCAGGCTCTGGAAAAAGTACTCTTTTGTATTTGATTAGCAGTTTGGATGATCCTTCCGAAGGTGTAATCAGCATAGACCGAAAAAAGATCAGTTCCTTGTCCCAAGCCGATCTGCATTCTTTTAGAAATCTTCATATGGGATTCGTATTCCAATTTCATTATCTTCTTCCAGAGTTTACAGCTTTAGAGAATGTTCTAATGCCCGCTTTAAAAGCGAGAAAACTTAAAGAAAAAAGGGAAGATGCAATTCGCCTTTTAAAACGATTCGATCTAGGGGATAAATTAGATCATATTCCTTCTAAACTTTCCGGAGGACAGATGCAAAGGGTTTCCATTGCGAGAGCGCTGGTGATGAGACCAAGATATCTTTTTGCGGACGAGCCGACCGGGGCCTTGGATTCTGCGAACGCAAAGATCGTAATGGATATTTTCAAGGATATCAATAAAACAGAAGGAACCACAGTGATCATGGTTACTCACGATCCTGATTTTGCTAAATCGGCCAAAAGGCAGATCAAACTTGTGGATGGTATGATCTCCAATGGAAAGACGGAAAGATGA
- a CDS encoding TetR/AcrR family transcriptional regulator — MIERILERTFLLFLSSGFAKTNTDQIAKHIGISKRTLYKYYDTKDKLIDSVFELMRSKVQAKFDKVLQDKTKDPIDRLKEILFFISDLGSKMSKTFAKDIEMVRPDLFVTMREFRKQRILSLADLLREGQNAGQIRKDVTPELTIDILLAAVDGILNPTYLFQSPYSNTMAFDAIVTIFLEGVQEKH, encoded by the coding sequence ATGATAGAAAGAATTTTAGAAAGGACTTTTCTTCTTTTTTTATCTTCCGGTTTTGCAAAAACAAACACGGATCAGATCGCAAAACATATAGGTATTAGTAAAAGAACATTATATAAATATTATGATACCAAGGATAAGCTGATCGATTCCGTTTTTGAGCTGATGAGATCCAAGGTGCAAGCAAAGTTCGACAAGGTTTTGCAAGATAAGACCAAGGATCCTATAGATCGCTTAAAGGAGATCCTATTTTTCATTTCGGATCTTGGATCTAAGATGTCCAAAACGTTTGCTAAAGATATAGAAATGGTACGTCCGGATCTATTCGTGACTATGAGGGAGTTCCGTAAACAAAGGATATTGAGTTTAGCGGACCTTCTACGAGAAGGACAAAACGCAGGACAAATTCGAAAAGATGTAACACCTGAGCTGACGATCGATATTTTACTAGCCGCTGTAGATGGGATCTTAAATCCCACCTACCTATTCCAAAGTCCCTATTCTAATACCATGGCATTTGATGCGATCGTTACTATCTTCTTAGAAGGAGTTCAGGAAAAACATTAA
- the prfB gene encoding peptide chain release factor 2, protein MEVKNAKELKRLSKELQENFLNRWKLLNLDKDQDQLKSYNDRIGEPTFWDNPDQAKSISQKKTELERKLGPWVSIRRDILDFPDLVELTFDEKGEEGVDELSSEYQRLKTEFERLELLGALNEPEDMKPAFLNIHPGAGGTESQDWAEMLFRMYLKYFDKKGYQYSVVDFQEGDGAGIKNATIHVIGDFAYGFMKCENGVHRLVRISPFDANKRRHTSFVSVHVSPELDDDIDIKIEDKDIRVDVYRSSGAGGQHVNTTDSAVRITHIPSGIVVACQNERSQIKNRDTAFKMLKARLYELEQERLKDDLEKKSGEKKDISWGSQIRSYVFHPYNMVKDHRTDQETGNVQAVMDGDIEPFIMAYLKTL, encoded by the coding sequence ATGGAAGTTAAGAACGCCAAGGAACTGAAGCGCCTCTCTAAAGAACTTCAAGAGAATTTTTTAAATCGCTGGAAACTACTGAACCTGGATAAAGACCAGGATCAACTCAAATCTTATAATGATCGCATCGGGGAGCCTACTTTTTGGGATAACCCTGACCAAGCAAAATCGATCAGCCAAAAAAAGACGGAATTAGAAAGAAAGCTGGGGCCTTGGGTCAGTATAAGAAGAGATATATTAGATTTTCCTGATTTGGTAGAACTCACTTTCGACGAAAAAGGAGAAGAGGGAGTAGACGAACTCAGCTCGGAATACCAAAGACTAAAAACTGAATTCGAAAGATTGGAACTTTTAGGCGCTCTAAACGAACCGGAGGATATGAAGCCTGCATTCTTGAATATCCATCCAGGCGCAGGCGGAACGGAAAGCCAAGACTGGGCGGAGATGCTTTTCAGAATGTATCTGAAATACTTCGACAAAAAAGGATACCAATACAGCGTTGTAGACTTCCAAGAGGGAGACGGAGCCGGTATTAAGAACGCCACCATACACGTGATAGGTGACTTTGCTTACGGATTTATGAAATGCGAAAATGGTGTGCATCGTTTAGTGAGGATCTCTCCTTTCGACGCAAACAAACGTAGACATACTTCTTTCGTATCCGTTCACGTGAGTCCGGAGTTGGACGACGATATAGATATCAAGATAGAAGATAAAGACATCCGAGTAGATGTGTATCGTTCCTCTGGAGCGGGCGGCCAGCACGTTAACACTACTGACTCTGCTGTTCGTATCACTCATATTCCTAGCGGTATTGTAGTTGCTTGCCAGAACGAAAGATCCCAGATCAAAAACAGGGACACAGCTTTTAAAATGTTAAAAGCAAGACTTTATGAACTGGAACAAGAAAGATTAAAAGATGATCTGGAAAAAAAATCCGGAGAGAAAAAAGACATCTCTTGGGGAAGCCAGATCCGCTCTTACGTATTCCATCCTTATAATATGGTAAAAGATCATCGTACAGATCAAGAGACTGGAAACGTGCAAGCAGTCATGGACGGAGATATAGAGCCGTTCATTATGGCTTACTTAAAAACTCTTTAA
- the purD gene encoding phosphoribosylamine--glycine ligase, with translation MSKILLIGSGGRESAIAYKLRQSPKLSQLHVFPGNGGFPDSEILAPNSFDLKNKSSVQNFIQKNEYDLVVVGPEDPLVDGIVDWLAEIGVPVFGPSAYCAQIEGSKEFAKSLMIEAGVPTAKYASFENYESAFAYVQKEGAPIVIKADGLAAGKGVTVCTEFSQAEQALKEIFLDNKFGKSGSKVVIEEFMEGQEASIFAISDGNTYFTLPAAQDHKRAYDGDQGPNTGGMGAYCPAPIVTKETLEKVNTLVFQPVFEIFRKKENPYKGLLYAGLMIDTKGNPRVVEFNCRFGDPETQCVLPMLEGDLLEIFQASAKGALDNVKIGLRPGASTVVVLAAEGYPDSYEKNIPLNLPETNSKDLVVFHAGTSKKDGNLISTGGRILGISSYGKDLKESVDKVYAYLSGFKISKTFFRKDIASKAL, from the coding sequence ATGTCTAAGATCCTTTTAATCGGCTCTGGAGGTCGGGAAAGCGCTATTGCGTATAAACTCCGTCAGTCGCCTAAACTCAGCCAATTGCATGTTTTTCCTGGTAATGGAGGATTTCCAGATTCTGAAATTTTGGCCCCAAATTCTTTCGATCTGAAGAACAAATCATCCGTCCAAAACTTCATTCAAAAAAATGAATATGATTTAGTAGTAGTCGGTCCGGAAGATCCGTTAGTAGACGGGATCGTAGACTGGTTGGCGGAGATAGGAGTTCCAGTTTTCGGACCTTCTGCTTATTGCGCCCAAATTGAAGGCTCTAAAGAATTTGCAAAATCCTTAATGATAGAAGCAGGAGTCCCAACTGCTAAGTATGCTTCTTTCGAAAATTATGAATCGGCATTTGCTTATGTTCAAAAAGAGGGAGCACCTATCGTAATCAAGGCTGATGGTCTTGCCGCAGGTAAAGGTGTGACCGTGTGTACCGAGTTTTCTCAAGCTGAACAAGCCTTAAAAGAGATCTTTTTAGATAATAAATTCGGAAAAAGTGGATCCAAAGTTGTTATAGAAGAGTTCATGGAAGGACAAGAAGCTTCTATCTTTGCGATCAGCGATGGAAATACTTATTTTACTCTTCCTGCAGCTCAAGATCATAAAAGAGCGTATGACGGAGACCAAGGTCCCAACACGGGCGGCATGGGCGCATACTGTCCGGCCCCAATCGTCACCAAAGAAACATTAGAAAAAGTGAATACTCTAGTTTTTCAACCTGTATTTGAGATCTTCCGCAAAAAAGAAAACCCTTACAAAGGCCTCTTATATGCCGGATTAATGATAGATACCAAAGGAAATCCAAGGGTTGTTGAGTTCAATTGTAGATTTGGTGACCCTGAGACACAATGTGTGTTACCCATGTTAGAAGGTGACTTGCTTGAAATTTTCCAAGCGTCTGCCAAAGGGGCACTCGACAATGTAAAAATAGGTTTGAGACCCGGAGCATCCACCGTAGTCGTTTTGGCCGCGGAAGGTTACCCCGATTCTTATGAAAAGAATATTCCTTTAAATTTACCTGAAACGAATAGCAAAGATCTAGTAGTTTTTCATGCGGGCACTTCAAAAAAGGATGGAAACTTAATCTCGACAGGTGGAAGAATTCTAGGAATCTCTTCCTACGGTAAGGACTTAAAAGAATCTGTGGATAAGGTTTATGCTTATCTAAGCGGTTTTAAAATTTCCAAAACTTTCTTCCGTAAAGATATCGCGAGTAAAGCTCTTTAA
- a CDS encoding valine--tRNA ligase: MKKQISDRYEPTSVEPKWISLWEKEKSFEPNLKAEQSFTIVLPPPNVTGSLHIGHALNHTIQDILIRIERKKGKSALWVPGTDHAGIATQVVVERELAKEGKKRTDFTREEFEKRVWEWKEHSGGMIQNQQRLLGESVDWSRSRFTMDEGLSKAVFKVFKTLYDEGLIYRGERIINWCPKTLTAISDLEVEHREVKGKLYHLRYPIVGQPGKYVIVATTRPETMFGDVAVAAHPDDDRYKSLKGAELELPLTDRKIPLLFDSFVDKEFGSGLVKITPAHDPNDFEAGQRLGLKPLLVMNPNATLNENTGKYAGLERFVARKKVIDDLQALGLVEKIEEHTHSIGHNSRGGEIIEPYLSTQWFCKMKPLAELAIQAVQSGETEFVPKLWEKTFYEWMNNIRDWCISRQLWWGHRIPAYHCKNCKHIEVSETKINNCPKCNSTEVEQDTDVLDTWFSSQLWPFSTLGWPENTEDLKKFYPTSVLVTGFDIIFFWVARMIMMGKKFLGKAPFQKVIIHGLVRDKEGKKFSKSIGNVIDPLDMMNKYGTDSFRFFLAATLPEAKDVLFDESRLDGYRSFCNKIWNSSRFILMNLDADWKLEDLESKYSPKLEPMDKWILHRFNETLANYEKAYSKFLFFEMASQIYDFVWGDFCDWYIELVKPRIYGKLGEESQEIAKQVLASILIKALGLLHPFMPFLTEEIYEVFSEGDFLIQTPFPTSYNVSAGDEGVQKTIILQDVVTQIRIQRAENGVPLDKKCKVILKSSESLVASAVKDFEFSILQLARLESIEVNANYAGEKTDSLGAFRFGEVILPLAGMIDFEKEKARIDKELQKLIQEEEKLASKLGNENFIAKANPDVIEKEKEKLKTVRDKKEVLQKGLEKLG; encoded by the coding sequence ATGAAGAAACAAATCAGCGACCGTTACGAACCTACCAGTGTAGAACCGAAATGGATCTCTCTCTGGGAGAAAGAGAAAAGTTTTGAGCCAAACCTCAAAGCAGAGCAATCTTTTACAATCGTTCTTCCTCCTCCTAATGTGACCGGAAGCCTTCATATCGGTCACGCACTTAATCATACTATCCAAGATATTCTGATCCGTATTGAACGTAAAAAGGGAAAATCCGCTCTTTGGGTTCCGGGCACTGACCATGCAGGGATTGCAACTCAAGTAGTTGTAGAAAGAGAACTCGCAAAAGAAGGCAAAAAGAGAACCGATTTCACCAGAGAAGAATTCGAAAAAAGAGTTTGGGAATGGAAGGAACACTCAGGTGGAATGATCCAGAACCAACAAAGGCTTTTAGGAGAATCCGTAGATTGGTCCCGTTCCAGATTCACTATGGACGAAGGATTGTCCAAAGCAGTATTTAAAGTTTTCAAAACATTATATGACGAAGGTTTAATATACAGAGGAGAAAGGATCATCAACTGGTGCCCTAAAACTCTGACTGCAATTTCCGATTTGGAAGTGGAACATAGAGAAGTAAAAGGTAAACTTTACCATCTACGTTATCCGATTGTTGGCCAACCAGGCAAATATGTGATCGTTGCGACGACAAGACCTGAGACTATGTTCGGGGACGTTGCAGTTGCAGCTCATCCTGACGATGATAGGTATAAATCTTTAAAAGGTGCGGAGTTGGAACTCCCACTAACTGACAGAAAGATACCACTCTTATTTGATTCTTTCGTAGATAAAGAATTTGGATCCGGTCTCGTCAAGATCACTCCTGCTCACGATCCGAACGACTTCGAAGCCGGCCAAAGATTAGGGCTTAAACCTTTATTAGTAATGAATCCTAATGCGACTCTGAATGAGAACACAGGAAAATATGCAGGATTAGAAAGATTCGTAGCTCGTAAAAAAGTAATTGATGATCTGCAAGCTTTAGGCCTGGTCGAAAAGATAGAAGAACATACTCATTCCATCGGTCATAACTCCAGAGGTGGAGAAATTATAGAACCTTACTTATCCACTCAATGGTTCTGTAAAATGAAACCATTGGCTGAACTTGCAATCCAAGCAGTTCAATCCGGAGAAACCGAATTTGTTCCGAAACTTTGGGAAAAAACTTTCTACGAATGGATGAACAATATTAGAGATTGGTGTATCTCTCGCCAATTATGGTGGGGACATCGTATCCCTGCTTATCATTGCAAAAATTGTAAACATATAGAAGTTTCCGAAACAAAGATAAACAACTGCCCTAAATGTAATTCCACAGAAGTAGAGCAAGACACTGACGTTTTAGATACTTGGTTCTCTTCTCAGCTTTGGCCATTCTCCACTTTAGGTTGGCCTGAGAATACTGAAGATCTTAAAAAATTCTATCCTACCTCCGTACTCGTAACCGGATTCGATATCATATTCTTCTGGGTGGCAAGAATGATCATGATGGGAAAGAAGTTCTTAGGTAAGGCTCCTTTCCAAAAAGTGATCATTCACGGACTCGTAAGAGATAAAGAAGGTAAAAAGTTTTCTAAGTCTATAGGAAACGTTATAGATCCTTTGGACATGATGAATAAGTACGGAACTGATTCTTTCCGTTTCTTCTTAGCAGCTACTTTACCCGAAGCAAAAGACGTTCTTTTTGACGAAAGCAGGTTAGACGGTTATCGCTCTTTCTGCAATAAGATCTGGAACTCCAGTCGTTTCATACTAATGAACTTGGACGCAGATTGGAAATTAGAAGATCTGGAATCAAAGTACAGTCCTAAATTAGAACCGATGGACAAATGGATCCTTCATAGGTTCAATGAAACTCTTGCGAATTACGAAAAAGCATATTCCAAATTTCTGTTTTTCGAAATGGCTTCTCAAATTTATGATTTTGTTTGGGGAGATTTCTGCGATTGGTATATCGAGTTAGTTAAGCCACGAATTTACGGAAAACTGGGAGAGGAATCCCAAGAGATCGCAAAGCAAGTACTTGCAAGTATTTTAATTAAAGCATTAGGACTTCTTCATCCTTTTATGCCGTTCTTAACCGAGGAAATTTACGAAGTATTTAGCGAAGGAGATTTTTTGATCCAAACTCCTTTCCCGACTTCTTATAATGTTTCCGCAGGCGATGAAGGCGTTCAAAAAACTATTATCCTACAAGATGTAGTAACCCAAATCCGTATTCAAAGAGCGGAGAACGGTGTTCCTCTGGATAAAAAATGCAAGGTGATCTTGAAATCTTCGGAATCACTTGTTGCTTCTGCAGTAAAAGATTTTGAATTCTCTATTTTACAATTAGCTCGTTTAGAAAGTATAGAAGTGAATGCTAATTATGCGGGAGAAAAAACGGACTCACTTGGTGCATTCCGTTTCGGAGAAGTTATTCTTCCTTTGGCAGGAATGATAGACTTCGAAAAAGAAAAAGCTCGTATAGATAAAGAATTACAGAAGCTGATCCAAGAAGAAGAAAAACTCGCCTCCAAACTAGGGAACGAGAACTTCATCGCAAAAGCGAATCCGGATGTGATCGAAAAAGAAAAAGAAAAACTCAAAACTGTCCGTGATAAAAAAGAAGTTCTCCAAAAAGGTTTGGAAAAGCTAGGTTAA